The Candidatus Peregrinibacteria bacterium nucleotide sequence TAATAATTCAAATCAAGGACTGTATGGACAAAGGTATGCAGCAAGCAGATGTCCGGCGCGAAGTGCCGGAACATCCATTTGTGATAACAAATGGGATGAAGCAAGCCGCAAATTTCTCAATGAAACAACTCAAAAAAATCTATTCCGCCCTACTCGACATAGAAAAATCTTTCAAATCCGGCGGCATCAAAATAAGCGTAAACGACCATTCCGAATTCGAACTTGCCCTACAAAAATTCGTAGTCACAAATTGCTAACCCCTATCCTCGATCTTGCTCCCTACTCTAAAAAGCAAATCTTCACGGAACTGAGGAGCTATTATTTGTGTACCGATAGGGAGGCCTTCTAAATTAAATCCACTGGGAACACTCATGGCACTGAGCCCTGCGCAAGAAGCTGGACTTACTAAAGCATCCGCCATATACATAGCTACCGGGTCATTTGATTTTTCTCCGATTTTAAATGCAGGGGTCGGTGTAACCGGAGCAATCAAAACATCTACAGTTTCAAAAACTTTATTAAAATCATTTATAATAACAGTACGAACTTTTTGTGCTTTTTTGTAATATGCGTCGACGTATCCACTAGATGAAACATAAGTTCCAATCATAATTCTTCTTTTGATTTCATCTCCAAATCCAGCCTCTCGACCTGAACAATAATAATCATACAAATCTTTTGTCTGACCTTCCGGTTTTGAGCCATAACGTATCGTATCAAAACGAGCTAAATTTGCAGAAAGCTCTGTCGGAGACAAAATATAATAAACAGCCATTGCATATTTGGTAGTCGGCAAACTCACCTCTATGACTTCCGCACCCATTGCTTTTAATTTTCCAATTTGTTCTTTTACTCGAATTTTTGTCTCTTCATCTATTCCATCTTCAAAATACTCTTTTGGAACACCAATTTTGAGACCCTTCACATCTTGCCCGAGAGCCTCCAAATAATTTGGCACTTCTTTGTCAGGAGTCACCGAATCATATTCATCTTTTCCTGCTGTAACCTGAAGTACTCGAGCTGAGTCTTCAACAGTCAAAGAAAAATGTCCAATCGTATCATAAGAAGAGGCCATAGAAGTGACTCCGGCACGAGAAACTCTACCATAAGTAACTTTGAGTCCAACTAAATTACAAAAAGATGCGGGCTGCCTTATAGAACCACCTGTGTCAGTACCCATTGAAAAAACTGCCATACCTTTGGCAGTAGCACTGGCTCCGCCGCCACTCGATCCACCGGCTACACGAGTTAAATCATAAGGGTTTTTTGTTACACCAAACGCAGAGTGCTCCGTCGATGCTCCACAAGCAAATTCATCCATATTTTGTTTGCCGAGGATAACTACTCCGGCATCCTTTAGCCGCTTCGTTGCAGTCGCATCATACGGCGAAATCATATTTTTTGTAATTTTAGAACCATTGGTCGTTCGCATACCCTGGCTCGCATAAATATCTTTGAGTCCACATGGAACCCCCTCAAGAGGCAAAAACTCTTCACCTGCTTTAACTTTACGAGAGATATCCACATCAATTTCTTTTGCTCTCTCAATCGCACCTTCACTATCTACAGTCAAATAAGCATTCAATTCTTCGTTATGTGCAGCTATCTGCGCCAAATAAGCGCGAGTTAGTTCTTCACACGTAAATTCACCACTTTTGTATCCGGAGTGTATACTGCCAATTGTTAAATTTTCTAAGTCTAGAGTCAAAATATGTTTTTATTATTTAGAATATATGATTTACCTTCAAATGTTACTCTTAAGAGTAAAACTAAGTACCAAATTACAAATATCACAATACCGATGGTACTCTTATTTGTTTGCGCTCAACCGGTAATTCGGTACAAGCAAGTAAAGCGTCCCGCCTTTCAAATACATCACCGGGAATCAAATCACACTTTACACTGTCCTCTCTAAGTACATTTTCAAGGCCTGTAACCTGACACGTCTCTTCTACCCCGTCAGTATCAACTTCTTTTAACATTTCCATCCACTGCAAAATACCGGTCAACTGAGTAGAAAATTTTTCAACCTCCTCTTCACTTAATTTTAACCGTGCCAGATGCGCAATGTGCCGAACTTCTTCAGATGTAAGCTTCATAGTTTTGTATAACGCAGCAATACTACTAAAACCATCAAAACCTTTCAAGACAATATACCTTTGAACATAACCCTACAAAAAGCCAATCCAACACCTACCACTCAACCCTCCCCAAACCCATCGATTCAACACTGATTCTCAAGCTCACCTTTTTGCCAAATATTTCTTATCCATAACATGGGTAATTTCATGATGCTCCTTGCAAAGAAGCACTAGATGCCTCGGATCATGGCTCCTTTGGATCCCAAATCGTATCGTATGATGAATTGTTTTCGCATCTC carries:
- the gatA gene encoding Asp-tRNA(Asn)/Glu-tRNA(Gln) amidotransferase subunit GatA, with amino-acid sequence MTLDLENLTIGSIHSGYKSGEFTCEELTRAYLAQIAAHNEELNAYLTVDSEGAIERAKEIDVDISRKVKAGEEFLPLEGVPCGLKDIYASQGMRTTNGSKITKNMISPYDATATKRLKDAGVVILGKQNMDEFACGASTEHSAFGVTKNPYDLTRVAGGSSGGGASATAKGMAVFSMGTDTGGSIRQPASFCNLVGLKVTYGRVSRAGVTSMASSYDTIGHFSLTVEDSARVLQVTAGKDEYDSVTPDKEVPNYLEALGQDVKGLKIGVPKEYFEDGIDEETKIRVKEQIGKLKAMGAEVIEVSLPTTKYAMAVYYILSPTELSANLARFDTIRYGSKPEGQTKDLYDYYCSGREAGFGDEIKRRIMIGTYVSSSGYVDAYYKKAQKVRTVIINDFNKVFETVDVLIAPVTPTPAFKIGEKSNDPVAMYMADALVSPASCAGLSAMSVPSGFNLEGLPIGTQIIAPQFREDLLFRVGSKIEDRG
- the gatC gene encoding Asp-tRNA(Asn)/Glu-tRNA(Gln) amidotransferase subunit GatC codes for the protein MKLTSEEVRHIAHLARLKLSEEEVEKFSTQLTGILQWMEMLKEVDTDGVEETCQVTGLENVLREDSVKCDLIPGDVFERRDALLACTELPVERKQIRVPSVL